One window of Amyelois transitella isolate CPQ chromosome 7, ilAmyTran1.1, whole genome shotgun sequence genomic DNA carries:
- the LOC106131822 gene encoding uncharacterized protein LOC106131822, which produces MTCGRHHHRSTIYSMASRIAAISLWLGASFVLGLRDIQLSVPEAVGMGSSATLGCRWSLDTGEALYTVKWYHGAQEFFRFVPKELPNTRVFSQTGISVDVSRSGAQQVVLRGATRGLSGRYRCEVSADAPFFHTVYKSAYMRVVELPEAEPLVRAQKSWYSVGDMLRANCTSPPADPPANLTWLLNGQEVKGLDIPPHDPSFARRKPVITDTSLEDANRIIFSPWDAISGFEEPVTDNVIDIPGNIGGIVGIPDVYSSRKNKEETATRLAPTSELIANKLNISTEEEKSNKSSSFSQLVIRVQSVHFRKGRLNVTCVAHVLSVWSASGVLLLDEERPQIAPVMGSRDSSSGPRSVANVAPLLLSCIYSYWSIR; this is translated from the exons ATGACGTGTGGGCGCCACCACCACCGCTCAACGATATACAGCATGGCTTCGCGAATTGCCGCCATATCGCTGTGGCTTGGAGcaa GTTTCGTACTTGGACTCCGAGACATCCAACTCAGCGTGCCCGAAGCAGTCGGCATGGGTTCCAGCGCCACCCTGGGCTGCCGATGGTCCCTGGACACGGGGGAGGCCCTCTACACAGTGAAGTGGTACCACGGTGCGCAGGAGTTCTTCCGTTTCGTCCCCAAGGAACTACCCAACACCAGGGTCTTCTCGCAGACTGGAATCAGTGTCGAT GTGTCAAGATCCGGTGCCCAGCAAGTGGTGCTCCGGGGCGCCACCCGCGGCCTGAGCGGGCGGTACCGGTGCGAAGTGTCGGCCGATGCGCCCTTCTTTCACACCGTCTACAAGAGCGCTTACATGAGAGTTGTTG AACTACCCGAAGCGGAACCGCTGGTCCGAGCTCAGAAGAGTTGGTACTCCGTCGGTGACATGCTTCGGGCCAACTGCACCTCGCCTCCCGCCGATCCCCCTGCTAACTTGACCTGGCTGCTCAACGGACAAGAG GTGAAAGGGCTCGACATTCCGCCGCACGACCCGTCGTTCGCGCGGAGAAAACCTGTGATAACTGACACGTCTCTCGAAGatgctaatagaattatattCAGTCCTTGGGACGCAATCTCGGGGTTCGAGGAGCCGGTCACAGACAACGTGATCGACATACCGGGCAATATCGGAGGCATAGTAGGCATTCCCGACGTCTACAGCAGTCGGAAAAACAAGGAGGAAACCGCCACGCGGCTCGCGCCTACGTCCGAGCTAATAGCAAATAAATTGAACATTAGTACCGAAGAGGAGAAATCTAATAAATCATCCTCGTTCAGCCAGCTTGTTATAAGAGTACAGAGTGTACATTTCCGAAaa GGTCGCCTGAACGTGACGTGCGTTGCACACGTGCTGTCCGTGTGGTCTGCCAGTGGAGTGCTGCTCTTAGACGAAGAGCGGCCGCAAATCGCGCCCGTCATGGGCAGCCGAGACTCCAGTTCAG GTCCCAGGAGCGTCGCCAACGTCGCCCCACTCCTCCTCTCATGTATATACAGCTATTG GTCAATCCGATGA